A single region of the Candidatus Binatia bacterium genome encodes:
- a CDS encoding RNA polymerase sigma factor has translation MTDPGPPPEGSASNDSKPGPLSPDLLVTGQLLERAKAGDRSALEALMARYRPRLVRWATGRLPHYARSLHDTADLVQETLLRAVEGLDRIEESSPGQFQAYVRQAVLNRIRDQVRWANRRPADATALEHFRDAAPSPLERAIGVEMVERYERALGQLSDVERQLIHFRIELDFSYEEIAAAMGRGSQDAARMAVQRAIRKLAKAMGDAR, from the coding sequence ATGACCGATCCCGGGCCCCCACCCGAGGGCTCCGCCTCGAACGATTCGAAGCCGGGGCCACTCTCGCCGGACCTCCTTGTGACGGGGCAACTCCTCGAGAGGGCGAAGGCGGGGGACCGTTCAGCTCTCGAAGCGTTGATGGCGCGGTACCGACCGCGGCTCGTACGTTGGGCCACCGGCCGACTCCCCCACTACGCTCGCTCCCTCCACGACACGGCGGACTTGGTCCAGGAGACCCTTCTCCGCGCCGTTGAGGGGCTCGACCGCATCGAGGAAAGCTCACCGGGGCAGTTTCAGGCCTACGTTCGCCAGGCCGTGCTCAATCGCATTCGCGATCAGGTTCGGTGGGCGAATCGGCGTCCCGCAGACGCGACGGCGTTGGAACATTTCAGAGACGCGGCGCCGTCGCCTTTGGAGCGCGCGATCGGAGTCGAGATGGTGGAGCGATACGAACGAGCCCTCGGGCAGCTGAGTGATGTGGAGCGCCAGCTCATCCACTTCCGGATCGAGCTGGATTTCTCCTACGAAGAGATCGCGGCCGCCATGGGTCGCGGGAGCCAGGACGCCGCGCGCATGGCGGTGCAGCGCGCCATCCGGAAGTTGGCGAAGGCGATGGGCGATGCACGCTGA